One part of the Pecten maximus chromosome 1, xPecMax1.1, whole genome shotgun sequence genome encodes these proteins:
- the LOC117327613 gene encoding prefoldin subunit 1-like isoform X1, whose translation MLFFQATKYHQAFQELQTKMITTTQQIKLSNAQIDTLKRTVQHSKLVDQEITSLPPSTRTYEGVGRMFILQPIPDIQKNLQLKVKASEEKMKSLETNKVYLERNLKESQDNLRELIVSKQQSR comes from the exons GCATTCCAAGAGCTGCAGACTAAGATGATAACAACAACACAGCAAATCAAGCTGTCCAATGCACAGATAGACACCTTGAAGAGGACCGTGCAACATTCTAAGTTGGTGGACCAGGAAATTACATCACTCCCACCAAGTACACGTACATACGAGGGTGTAGGCAGAAT GTTCATATTGCAGCCAATTCCAGATATTCAAAAGAATTTGCAGCTCAAAGTGAAAGCTTCTGAGGAGAAAATGAAATCATTAGAG ACTAACAAAGTTTACCTGGAGAGAAATTTAAAGGAGAGCCAGGACAACTTGAGGGAACTTATAGTGTCAAAACAACAATCAAGATAG